The following proteins are encoded in a genomic region of Arachis ipaensis cultivar K30076 chromosome B02, Araip1.1, whole genome shotgun sequence:
- the LOC110269203 gene encoding uncharacterized protein LOC110269203: MAISDHPNGEFVSPKTEKEFRVEAYPSFIPFIDRKKLTSHPYIFAPVCYAGHWWLWLINTRKRKCQILDPLHKIAPTDERKAINKFTGYVFSRLITYAGGEPSPPPTIPFPSSNSSPSPSLPSLPVALSVRARFVTVGRAASSLLAVGHRRFAAPRRWSRGFAASSPRRCFSVVASLLCVES, from the exons ATGGCAATTTCGGATCACCCAAATGGGGAATTCGTATCACCAAAAACGGAAAAGGAATTCAGGGTGGAAGCCTACCCGAGTTTCATTCCCTTCATAGATAGAAAAAAATTGACTTCGCACCCATAT atttttgcCCCTGTCTGCTACGCCGGGCATTGGTGGTTATGGCTGATAAATACAAGAAAGCGAAAATGTCAAatacttgacccgctacacaaaATAGCTCCCACTGATGAGAGAAAGGCCattaataaattcact GGATACGTATTTTCAAGATTGATAACATATGCCGGCGGGGAACCTTCG CCACCACCCACCATCCCATTTCCGAGTTCAAACTCATCGCCGAgcccttctctcccttctctaCCTGTCGCCCTCTCTGTCCGAGCTCGCTTTGTCACTGTGGGTCGCGCCGCTTCGTCGCTCCTCGCCGTGGGTCATCGCCGCTTCGCTGCTCCTCGCCGTTGGTCGCGCGGCTTCGCTGCTTCTTCTCCCCGTCGTTGCTTCTCCGTCGTTGCTTCTCTTCTTTGCGTGGAGTCTTGA